In Thermomonas paludicola, the following are encoded in one genomic region:
- the fliM gene encoding flagellar motor switch protein FliM has translation MMTTDLLSQDEIDALLHGVDSGAVDTEPPPTPGEVRHYDFATQERIIRGRLPTLEMINERFARTWRIGLFNLLRRSADLSVRGIDMIRFGEYMHSLHVPTNLNLIKMKPLRGTGIVMFEPRLVFTVVDSFFGGNGKYHTRIEGREFTPTEMRVINLLLKQTFADFTEAWAPVMPVEFEYVNSEVNPHFANIISPREYIVVCRFHVELEGGGGELHLALPWSMLEPIREQLDAGVQSDRIEKDENWTRALHTQLQDVEVDLSSTLARRQISLRELSRLKVGDIIPIELKPDVPVQVENLPLFTGEFGIHNGRNAVKITAVHTPRKTKEPVPAP, from the coding sequence CCGAGCCACCGCCGACCCCGGGCGAAGTGCGCCACTATGACTTCGCCACCCAGGAACGCATCATCCGCGGCCGCCTGCCGACCCTGGAAATGATCAACGAACGCTTTGCGCGCACCTGGCGCATCGGCCTGTTCAACCTGCTGCGCCGCTCGGCCGACCTGTCGGTGCGCGGCATCGACATGATCCGCTTCGGCGAATACATGCATTCGCTGCACGTGCCGACCAACCTCAACCTGATCAAGATGAAGCCGTTGCGCGGCACCGGCATCGTGATGTTCGAACCACGCCTGGTGTTCACCGTGGTGGACAGCTTCTTCGGCGGCAACGGCAAGTACCACACCCGGATCGAAGGCCGCGAGTTCACGCCCACCGAGATGCGCGTGATCAACCTGCTGCTGAAGCAGACATTCGCCGATTTCACCGAAGCATGGGCGCCGGTGATGCCGGTGGAATTCGAATACGTGAACTCCGAGGTCAACCCGCACTTCGCCAACATCATCAGCCCGCGCGAGTACATCGTGGTCTGCCGCTTCCACGTCGAGCTTGAGGGCGGCGGCGGCGAGCTGCACCTGGCCTTGCCGTGGTCGATGCTGGAACCGATCCGCGAGCAGCTGGACGCCGGCGTGCAAAGCGACCGCATCGAGAAAGACGAGAACTGGACGCGCGCGCTGCACACCCAGCTGCAGGACGTCGAGGTGGACCTCAGCAGCACCCTCGCCCGCCGCCAGATCAGCCTGCGTGAGCTCAGCAGGCTCAAGGTGGGCGACATCATCCCGATCGAGCTCAAACCCGACGTGCCGGTGCAGGTGGAAAACCTGCCGCTGTTCACCGGCGAATTCGGCATCCACAACGGACGCAACGCGGTGAAGATCACCGCCGTGCATACCCCACGCAAAACCAAGGAACCGGTGCCTGCACCATGA
- the fliN gene encoding flagellar motor switch protein FliN, with amino-acid sequence MNTNANESDAARAAFESLTAEQTSGDGIGELNLDVILDVPVTLSLEVGHARIPIRNLLQLNQGSVVELERAAGEPLDVFVNGTLIAQGEVVVVNDRFGVRLTDVVSPAERIKRLR; translated from the coding sequence ATGAATACCAACGCCAATGAGTCAGACGCCGCACGTGCGGCATTCGAATCGCTCACCGCCGAGCAAACCAGCGGCGACGGCATCGGTGAACTGAACCTGGACGTGATCCTGGACGTGCCGGTGACGCTTTCGCTGGAGGTCGGCCACGCGCGCATCCCCATCCGCAACCTGCTGCAGCTCAACCAGGGCTCGGTGGTGGAACTGGAGCGCGCCGCGGGCGAGCCGCTGGATGTGTTCGTCAATGGCACGCTCATCGCGCAGGGGGAGGTCGTGGTGGTCAACGACCGTTTCGGTGTGCGCCTGACCGACGTGGTCAGCCCGGCCGAACGCATCAAGCGCCTGCGGTGA
- the fliO gene encoding flagellar biosynthetic protein FliO has translation MRAVAMLAAWLAAWPAFAAPVAPHVQPPSAAGSIGGTLFALVLVIGLIFGLAWLARRMPGIAGQRGNGLRVVASVPLGARERLVIVDVGGTQLLLGTGATGTRLLHTLAEPLPEDAKEAPTPFAKVLAQHFGKKA, from the coding sequence ATGCGGGCAGTCGCGATGCTGGCAGCGTGGCTTGCAGCCTGGCCTGCATTCGCCGCACCGGTTGCCCCGCACGTCCAGCCGCCCAGCGCCGCTGGCAGCATCGGCGGCACCTTGTTCGCGCTGGTGCTGGTGATCGGCCTGATCTTCGGCCTGGCGTGGCTGGCCAGGCGCATGCCGGGCATCGCCGGCCAGCGCGGCAACGGCTTGCGCGTGGTGGCATCGGTGCCGCTGGGCGCGCGCGAGCGCCTGGTGATCGTGGATGTGGGCGGCACCCAGTTGCTGCTGGGGACCGGGGCAACCGGCACGCGCCTGCTGCACACGCTGGCCGAGCCCCTGCCTGAAGACGCCAAGGAAGCGCCAACGCCGTTTGCGAAGGTGCTGGCACAGCATTTCGGAAAAAAAGCATGA
- the fliP gene encoding flagellar type III secretion system pore protein FliP (The bacterial flagellar biogenesis protein FliP forms a type III secretion system (T3SS)-type pore required for flagellar assembly.) translates to MRLLLALLLCLAVPGIAMAQAAAPTVSPVAPAAAAPGAGAAPPSAASPSLSSLSSMPAVNVGQIGKEPVSMPMQVLLLMTSITLLPALLLGVTAFTRIIIVLSLLRQALGTGQTPSNQILLALALFLTVMIMQPVLDQAWTAGIAPYLDHQMDFRTAWTAASAPFRAFMLAQVRNTDLMTFAGLSGSGPYATPQDVPFGVLAASFLTSELKTAFEIAFLIYIPFVIIDLVVASVLMSMGMMMLSPMLISAPFKILLFVLVDGWVLVVGSIAGSFNPI, encoded by the coding sequence ATGCGCCTGCTGCTGGCGCTGCTGCTGTGCCTGGCCGTTCCCGGCATCGCCATGGCGCAGGCAGCCGCACCCACGGTCAGCCCTGTTGCGCCCGCTGCAGCTGCACCGGGCGCGGGCGCCGCTCCACCGTCCGCCGCTTCCCCGTCACTGTCGTCGCTGTCGTCCATGCCTGCGGTGAACGTGGGGCAGATCGGCAAGGAGCCGGTCAGCATGCCGATGCAGGTGTTGTTGCTGATGACCAGCATCACCCTGCTGCCGGCACTGCTGCTGGGCGTGACCGCGTTCACCCGCATCATCATCGTGCTCAGCCTGCTGCGGCAGGCGCTGGGCACGGGGCAGACACCTTCGAACCAGATCCTGCTGGCGCTGGCGCTGTTCTTGACCGTCATGATCATGCAGCCGGTGCTGGACCAGGCGTGGACGGCAGGCATCGCCCCCTACCTGGATCACCAGATGGATTTCCGCACCGCGTGGACGGCAGCGTCCGCCCCGTTCCGGGCCTTCATGCTGGCGCAGGTGCGCAATACCGATTTGATGACCTTCGCCGGACTGTCGGGCAGTGGCCCGTACGCCACGCCGCAGGACGTGCCGTTCGGCGTGCTGGCGGCGTCGTTCCTGACCAGTGAGCTGAAGACCGCGTTCGAGATCGCGTTCCTGATCTACATCCCGTTCGTGATCATCGACCTGGTGGTGGCCAGCGTGCTGATGTCGATGGGCATGATGATGCTGTCGCCGATGCTGATCTCGGCTCCTTTCAAGATCCTGTTGTTCGTGTTGGTCGATGGCTGGGTGCTGGTCGTCGGCTCGATCGCGGGCAGCTTCAACCCCATTTGA
- a CDS encoding flagellar biosynthetic protein FliQ, translating into MTPEIALSQISQGLQLALLLGAPLLLAVLGVGVVVGILQAATSINEPTVAFVCKVGALVGTLAMTGNFLLGRLVSFTTELFQQIPHLIG; encoded by the coding sequence ATGACGCCTGAAATTGCCCTGTCGCAGATCTCGCAAGGCCTGCAGCTGGCATTGCTGCTGGGTGCCCCGCTGTTGTTGGCGGTCCTGGGCGTGGGCGTGGTGGTCGGCATCCTGCAGGCGGCCACCTCGATCAACGAGCCCACGGTCGCCTTCGTCTGCAAGGTGGGCGCGCTGGTCGGCACCCTGGCCATGACCGGCAATTTCCTGCTGGGCCGGCTGGTGTCGTTCACCACCGAACTGTTCCAGCAGATTCCGCACCTGATCGGCTGA
- a CDS encoding flagellar biosynthetic protein FliR, protein MDTVTLTTADGLNLFALLATVLWHAIRIGAAMQVLPAIGGKGIPPRARMIFTLALSAALSATLPAPPAAAVDAITALNVLREFAIGLSIGLILKLAFEAGILAGQFASQGMALSFATMADPANNTQIPVLSQWFYLVFGLVFFTLDAHVALIQLLLDSYRTQPIGAPLADMQAFLASVPGFFPTVLRTAVLMSLPVTIAMLAINMVVGVLSRAAPQFNPIQIGMPIALLAGLALLVVLARELLGPVQALFGQAFEAARAVTG, encoded by the coding sequence ATGGACACGGTCACCCTGACCACCGCGGACGGCCTCAACCTGTTCGCCCTGCTGGCGACCGTGCTGTGGCACGCCATCCGCATTGGCGCGGCGATGCAGGTGCTGCCCGCGATTGGCGGCAAGGGCATTCCGCCGCGGGCGCGCATGATCTTTACCCTGGCCCTGTCCGCAGCGCTGTCTGCCACGCTACCGGCGCCGCCGGCTGCCGCGGTGGACGCCATCACCGCACTCAACGTCCTTCGTGAATTCGCCATCGGCCTGTCCATCGGCCTGATCCTGAAGCTGGCCTTCGAAGCCGGCATCCTGGCCGGCCAGTTTGCGTCGCAGGGCATGGCGCTGTCGTTCGCCACCATGGCCGACCCGGCAAACAACACCCAGATTCCGGTGCTGTCGCAGTGGTTCTACCTGGTGTTCGGGCTGGTATTCTTCACTCTGGATGCACACGTGGCGCTGATCCAGCTGTTGCTGGACAGCTATCGCACGCAGCCCATCGGCGCGCCGCTGGCCGACATGCAGGCGTTTCTTGCCAGCGTGCCGGGTTTTTTCCCGACCGTGCTGCGAACCGCGGTGCTGATGTCGCTGCCAGTCACCATCGCCATGCTGGCCATCAACATGGTGGTGGGCGTGCTTTCACGCGCCGCGCCCCAGTTCAATCCCATCCAGATCGGCATGCCCATCGCACTGTTGGCCGGGTTGGCGCTGCTGGTGGTTTTGGCACGGGAGTTGCTGGGTCCTGTGCAGGCGTTGTTCGGGCAGGCGTTCGAAGCCGCCCGCGCCGTCACGGGTTGA